The following DNA comes from Chloroflexota bacterium.
GGTCGAAGACATGCACATCACACCGATGGAAGCGATAGTCTGCTCGACAAAGACATCGGCAGAATGCCTGGGCATCGAAGACGAAACCGGCACGCTGGAAGTAGGCAAGGCAGCGGACGTTGTGATTGTCAACGGAGACCCAACAGCAGACATCAAGGCAATGCACAGCGTCAACACCGTCGTGGCGCAAGGAAACATAGTTAAGCGCGAAGGCGTGCTGTCGATTTAGTATTCGATGTAACTGCCTTTTCCGTAACGGATACGCGTTTTCTTGTCGCCGCCTTTGAGCATGCCGATTAACCCGACGACGGCCAGAATAATCCCAATCACCAGCATCACGACGCCACCGAACTCTATCAGCCAGCTGATGAACCACAGATGAAGGATGAATCGCATTATCACGCCCATAACTGCGACCGCGATGCCAAGCATCAGTAAGCCAAGCCCTACCACCTTGCTCGCAATGCCTCCAAATATCATAGAGACTCCACCGACAACAGCCGCGATTATGCCGCCGCCTATCAAAAGATTTCCCGTAAGATTTATCAAGACCTGCATAAGCCCCGACATTACTGACAATCCCATAATCGTTAGTACGATGCCTAACACGAACAATCCGCCCATGTCGTCTCCTTTGCTGCAAATGCGCCTTGAATGACACTATCACACTCGCTGCTTCATTTCATTGCTCGCGCTATGCCTGACCTGCTGAAATCAGCATGACTGCACACTTATCCCTTGCTTATAATTCAGCAGATACTATAATATCGCCAGAGTGAGCAAGGAGGCACAGATGAAAGGCAAGGATTTTCTGTCCGTCGCGGATTTGACTTCGGATGGCGTGAAAGAACTCGTCGAGCGCGCCTATACGATGAAGCGCGGCAAAGGGGAGCGCCCTCTCGAAGGCAAAGAGTTCGCGTTGCTGTTCGAAAAGCCTTCGCTGCGAACACGGGTGAGCTTCGAGGTCGGCATACGGCAGCTCGGAGGAACTTGCACATACCTCAGCCAGCAGGATGTCGGGCTGGGCGTGCGCGAGCCGGAAGCCGACATCGCGCGCGTGCTGGACCGCTGGGTGGACGGCATCATAGCGCGCGTGTTTTCGCACCGAAGCCTAGAACTGCTTGCCGAATACTGCGACATTCCCGTGGTGAACGCGCTGTCCGACCTAGAGCACCCGTGCCAAGCGATGGGCGACCTGCTGACCATACAAGAGCACAAGGGCACGCTGTCAGACTTGGATGTCGCGTTTGTGGGAGACGGCAACAATGTCGCGGCGAGCCTCGCTATCGCGTGTGCATCTGTCGGCGCGAACTTCACCCTTGCGTCCCCGGAGGGCTACCGGATTCCTTCTATCACGCTAGACGAGGCACGGCGGCGGGCGGCGGCGGCCGAGTCCAAGCTGCGCTGGGTCAGCGAGCCAGCGGAAGGTGTACGCGATGCCGATGTCGTCTATACCGACACTTGGGTCAGTATGGGGCAAGAAGACGAGAAGGCGGAACGAATCGCGATATTCGGCGAATACAAGGTGGACGAAGATCTGGTGCAAGCCGCCAAGCCGGACTTCATCTTCATGCACGACATGCCGGCTTACAGAGGGCAGGAGCTGTCCGAAGGTATGATAGACCACGCGAATTCGGTCGTCTTCGACCAAGCGGAAAACCGCATGCACGCGCAGAAAGCCGTCCTAGCCGCCATATATGGCGAGTGATTCTGTTCGACGGGGATATATCCAACTCACACGATTAAGTCGCTCCTATTACCGCAGAAATATACAGCGTCTATCCGCCCATTCCGTACAGACCTCATCCGTAGTAACCGCCCGAAGTGATTCCCATGACCAGCACAGTCAAGCCTCTAGTGGCAATTGTGGGACGGCCTAATGTGGGCAAGTCCACGCTGTTCAACAGGCTCGTCGGCAACAGAATTGCCATCGTGTCCGACATTGCCGGGACGACTCGAGACCGCGTGATGACCGAGACCGTCTGGGCGGACCACGCGTTCATCCTCGTGGATACGGGGGGACTCGACCTGTTCCCGGAGACCGACATGTGGCAGCAGGTCAAGGGGCAGATCGAGCTTGCCATCGAAGACGCCGACGTTATCGTGTTCGCCGTTGACGCCGCGACGGGCATTACGCCCGCCGATGTGGATGTCGCGGATGCGCTACGCCGCACCGAAAAGCCCATAGTGCTTGTCGCGAACAAGGCGGACAACGACCGCTTGGCAACCGCCGCCGCCGAGTTCTACGAGCTGGGCATTGGCGAACCCATCCCGGTGAGCGCGTTCCACAATCGCGGCACGGACGACCTTATGGAACAAGTCGTGGCGAATTTCCCGGACGCGCCGGCGTTCATGGAGCCCGAAGCCGATCTGAAGCTGGCGATTGTCGGTCGCCCGAATGTCGGCAAGTCCATGCTGCTGAACGCGATAGCCGGCGAAAAACGCGCGATTGTCAGCGACATACCAGGTACCACGCGCGATTCGCTAGACAGCCTGATGCAATTTGACGACTGGTCGGTGCTGCTCATCGACACGGCGGGCATACGGCGGCGCGGCCGCGTGGAAAGCGGTATCGAGCGATACAGCGTGCTTCGCAGCGTTCGCGCCATAGCCCGCGCCGATGTCGCCATCCTGCTGTTGGACGCCACGGAATTGGCAAGCGCACAGGACTCTCACATCGCCAAGTACATTCTAGACGAGTTTAAGGGCATCATCCTCGCGGTCAACAAGTGGGACCTCGCCGACGAGATGGAGCTGACGCAGGCGCAGGCGCTTGTGCAGGTGCGCGAGCGCTTCCGATTCGCGTCATACGCGCCGATATGCTTCACATCCGCGCTGAACGGCACGGGCATCGCGAATCTGCTTGACACGGCGCGACAGGTGTATCAAGAATGGACTAAGGGCGTGCCGCGATACGACCTGCGCCGCCGCGTGATGGGCGCGGTCGCGAGCCATCCGCCGTCGCTGTCCGGACGCCGCTCGCTGAAGATATACAGCGTCGCGCAGGACAATACGGGACCGCCGAGCTTCACATTCTTCGTCAACTATTCGGATATGGTGCACTTTTCGTACAAGCGCTATCTGGAAAACGCGATACGAGCCGCCTACGATTTCCGCGGCAGCCCGCTGCGGATGCGGTTCAAAGGGCGCAGAGAGTAGAGGCGCGACCGTGATGAACACAGAGACTACGGCAATCCTGATCGCCTATCTCGTGATGATACCCATCGGATATCTGCTGGGTGCGCTGCCGTTCGGCTTGATACTGGGCAGGCTGTTCAAGGGCGTGGATGTGCGCGAGTACGGCAGCGGCAAGACGGGGATGACGAATGTAATGCGCACGGCTGGCATTCCCGCCGCCGCGCTATCGCTCGCGCTGGACATGGGCAAGTCAATTGCGGTGGTGGCGCTCGCGCGCTTTGTGCTCTTCCCGGATGTGCCGGGAGCGCATGCGGCAGGTGCGATAGCAGTGCTCGTCGGGCATAACTGGTCGGTGTTCATCGGGTTCAAGGGCGGCAGAGGCACCGCGCCGGGTTGGGGTGGACTGATAATGTTGTCGCCGTGGTCAGGTTTGGTGGCGACGCTGGTAGGACTGCCCGTCGTGGGCTTGAGCAGGTATGTGTCGCTCGGCTCGATACTCGGCACGCTGTCGGGCGTCATCACGCTGGCGGTCCTGATTGCGCTCGGCCGCGCGCCCGTGGAGTACATCGCGTATTCCGTCATAGGCGCGGCTCTGGTAATCGGCTTGCACAAGGACAACATCCAGCGCCTTCTAAGCGGCACCGAGCGCAAGATAGGCCAATCCGCGCTGCCGACGGAATGACGCCTACGCGCTAACTGTTCATGGCAGCAGCCATCGACCGTTAGCGCGCTTGGGATGGGCGAGGACGAAACATGCCAAAGGTCGGCGTTGTCGGGACTACGAGCTGGGGGACGACTCTCGGCGTAATCATCGCGCGGCGCGGCGTTGAAGTGAGCGTCTGGGCGCGTACCGAGTCCGAAGCCGCGACACTAGAAGCAGAGCGCGAGAATCGGCGATTTCTGCCGGGCGTGCCATTCCCCGATTCGCTGTCCATATCCGCATCGGCACAAGATTCGCTGTCGGACGCGGACATCGTGCTGCTCGTCGTGCCATCACGCACACTCAGGGCAAATGCGCGGCGCGTGCGCGATGCGCTGCCTTCCGGCGCAGTAGTGGTGAGCGCCACCAAGGGGCTGGAGTCCGACACGGGCATGCGTATGAGCGAGGTGCTTGCCGACGAATTGCCGGATAATATGCATGGAGGAATCTGCTCGCTATCCGGTCCCAACCTTTCGCGTGAGATTATCAGAGGCAAGCCTGCGTCCACGGTCATCGCATCTGCCAATCCCGATGCCGCGCAGACGGCGCAGCGCATCATCAACTCTAACCTATTCCGCGTTTATACGAACACGGACATCGTGGGCGTGGAATTCGGCGGCGCGCTGAAGAACATAATCGCGCTGGCGGCGGGCGTCTGCGACGGGCTGGGCTACGGCGATAACGCCAAAGCCACAATCATCACGCGCGGTCTCGCCGAGATTGGCAGACTCGCGGAGGCGGCGGGCGCGAACCCGCTGACGCTGGCAGGTCTTGCCGGTATGGGCGACTTAATCGCCACCTGTTCAAGCACGCTAAGCCGCAACCACACATTCGGCAGGCGGCTGGCGCTTGGCGATTCCCCACAAACCATACACGCATCAACGGACAATGTCGCAGAAGGCGTGGACACCTTGCAGGGCGCAATAATGGTCGCGAAAAGATTCGGCGTGGAGATGCCCATAGCAGAGGCGATGCACAGCGTCATCTTGCGGGGCGTGCCGCTGGAACAAGCGATAAGCGAGCTGCTAGAACGCGCGCCGCGCCCGGAGTGAAGACGCCTAAACCAGTTCGTCCATCTCGTACAGCGCCGCAGCAGCCGCGATAATGCCTGCCGTCTCCGCCCTGAAAATGCGCCTGCCCATGCTCACCGGCTCAATGCCGCTTCTGACGGCTAGTTGCACTTCGGCGTCGGTCAAGCCGCCTTCAGAGCCGATGACGATGGAGATGGATTGTGCTTGTTCGATTTCGGGCTTTATTCGCAGCAGCGTGGTTCTGATGCCGGTGTCGCGTTCTAACTCCCAGCCAATTATGGCAGGTCTGCCGTTGGCGGCAATTGTATCGCAGGCGTCGGTGAAGGCTAGCGTGCCCCCTATGATTGGCAGTTTGCATCTGCCCGATTGTTCCGCCGCCTCTCGCATTATTTTGCACCATCTATCGAGGCGGTTGACGCTGATGACATTGCGCGCGACTGTGCGCTCGCTGATGATGGGAACAAAGCGCGATATACCGAGCTCCGTGCCTTTTTGCAGCACGTACTCGAAACGGTCAGCCTTCATCAAGCCCTGAAACAGCGTGATAGCGAGCTGCGTTTCGCCTTCGCCGGCGTATCGGTCGGTGATGACGCCGGACGCTTGGCGCGCGCTTACGGAATCGAGCGTTACGGCGTATTCTCTGCCGGTGTCGTCTAGCACAATGATGTCTTCGCCGGGACGAGCGCGCAGCACTCTCGCGAGTTGGCGGGCAGCGTCTGCGGGCAGCGTAACGCGGTCGCCTTCGATGTGCGACGGTGGGACGAAAAAACGATGCACCGCGTTACCTCTGCACGCCCGCCACGAGCGCGACCCAATCGCCGTCCACGAATGTCTCTTCCAAGCGCGCGCCGACAGATTCCAGCGCCTGCACCACGTCGTCCTTGCCGGTGAGCAGCACGCCGGACACAATGACCTTGCCGCCGTCTTGTACCGACCCGACGAGATGCGGCATGAATTCGATTATCACCTTGGCGGATATGTTGGCGACCGCGACGCCGTAACTCGCGGGCTTGGCGTCGGCATGTGGCAGCGTGCCTTGCACCACGCGCACCGTATGCTCCACGCCGTTGTCGCGCACATTTTGCTTGGCGACATTTACCGCGACCGAGTCAATCTCTAAGCCGAACACGTGCCGAGCGCCGAGTTGCGCCGCCGCGATGGACAGCACGCCTGAGCCGCAGCCGACATCCAGCACATCGGCGCCGGGCGATACCAGCGCGTCCAGCCGCTCGATGCACATTCGCGTCGTCGGGTGATGCCCCGTGCCGAACGCCATGCCGGGGTCGAGCATGATGACGCGCTCGGCATCCTGCGGCGTGTACTCGCGCCAAGTCGGGCAGATAGTGATCCGTGAGCTGACTTTGAGCACATGGAAGTGCTCTTTCCAGCTATTCTGCCACTCTTCCTCCTCGATGACGCGCTCTTGCAATGGCGATATGTTCGTTACATGTGCTACTAAGCGCACACCGACATCGATTCTGCTGCGCCGGTCATCGAGCGACTCGTTCATCGGCAGATATGTGGTGACCTGCGCCCATTCGTCGCCGTTGGGAGTCTCGCCTTCGTCCGGATTGTAGCCGCCGTCCTGTTCCACCGCGACGCCGCCATGTCCGTAGCGGTAGAAAATCTGCGACAGCGGCTCCACGAACTCCGGCGGCGCGCTGACGCTCAACTCAAGCCACTTCAATGGATGCTCCCTTCCGTCTGTCCGTTCAAGACAGAAAGGACGCACCGCAGTGCGCCCCAGTAATTTTCGTTCACGTTTTTCTCGGACGATTGCGTGTGTATGCTCTCACACGTATGCCGCTATTCGCCGGCGATGACGTCTTTCAGTTTGTCGAAGAAGCCTTTGTCGTCGGGGTTACCGGAAGCGCCGTCGCTGAAACTTTCCGCTAGCTGCTCGAACAGCAGGCGCTGCTCGTCGTTCAGCTTCTTGGGCGTTTGCACATCGACGGTCACCAGCTGATCGCCCTTGCGGCTGCTGCGGATGAACGGGATGCCTCTGTTTTTCAGTTGGAAGACCGCGCCGGACTGCGTGCCTGCGGGGATTTCTATCTCAGCATCTTCGTCGGTAATCGTGGGAACGGTAAGCTTTGCGCCGAGTGCCGCCTGCGCCATGTTGATGGGCAGCGTGTACAGGATGTCGTTGCCCTCGCGCCGGAATACTCTGTGCGGTTTGACGCGGATGAGCACATATAGGTCGCCGGGCGAGCCGCCGTTGTGCCCTGCTTCGCCTTCGCCGCGCAGCCTGATCTGCACGCCGTCTTCCACGCCGGCGGGTATCGCTACCTCAAGCGTGCGAGTGCGGCGTTCCCTGCCGCTGCCTCTGCAAGTGTCGCATGGGTCGGTAATCGTCTGACCTTCGCCGCGACAAACGGTGCAAGGCACGACCTGCACGAACTGCCCGAACACGCTGTCGTGGGCGCGGCGAACTTCGCCAGTGCCGTTGCAGTTGACGCACATGCTCGGCACGCTGCCGGGGGCGCTGCGGCTGCCGTTGCAAGCGCGGCAAGTCTCGATGCGCTCTAGGACGACTTCTTTCTCGACTCCGAACGCGGTCTCTTCGAGATCTACGGTGATGGCGTATTTGAGGTCAGCGCCGCGACGTGGCGCATTAGGTCGCGTTCGTGTAGCGCCGCCGAAGAACGCGTCGAATATGTCGCCGAAGCCCGAGAAGTTGTCGAAGCCCTCGAATCCCCGAGCGCCGCCGTTGCCAGAGACGCCGGCGTGCCCGTATCGGTCGTACGCCGAGCGCTTTTGCGAATCGGACAAGACCTGATAGGCTTCATTGATTTCCTTGAACTTTTCCGCAGCGCCTTCCCGCTTGTTACGGTCGGGATGATACTCCATCGCCAGCTTGCGGAACGCCCGCTTGATGTCCTCGTCCGAAGCGTTGCGCCGGACGCCCAGCAGGTCGTAGTAGTCTTGCTTGCTTGTCGTCATATCCAGTCAGGTCGGGGCAAATCGAGGTGTGAGAGTCTGTTGTGCCGGTATCGTCCGCAAGTCCATATTATGCCGAACGCGGGGCGATTGTAGGGCGATTGCCGTTCAATTGTCGCGGTTCACTCGGTAGATAAGTAGGCGCGCGTGTCGGGCGCATACAACCCTAGTATAATTCACAAGCCGATTATGGCACAAGACGCATCGGCGCGAATCCCAGCGTCTTTCGGTCGTCACTCTGAACGAAGTGAAGAGTCTGAAATCGCTGTGTGAAAACAAGGTTGCCCATAGTCAGCAATTTTAGATTTCTCGCTTCGCTCGAATCGACATAGCGGAGGGACACGATAACCGAAAGACCCCAGAAAATCGGGATAGTTGGAACTCTAACTGTCCCTTCCACCCATTCTCAGCTCGTCCACACTCTTGCCTATTCGCGCGCCAGCCACATCGTCCTATCCCGGTCCTATTCCTGCGGCTTGCACTCGAATTCTTGCAGCATTTCCAGCGCGACTACCATGTGCGCGCCCATAATGGACGGATCGACTTCTTCCAGCACGTCGTCGGGTGAGTTGATGATGGAGAAGTCGTTGCCGAAGAAAAATAGCGCGGGGATGCCCGCATTGATGAAGGGTGCGTGGTCGCTGCCGAAGCCGCGCGTGGTTTGCACTCGGTTCAGCGATATGCCGGCGTCTGTTGCGACGGATGTCGCTATATCCGCGAGTTGGGCGCTGCCTTGGATTGAGGCGTCACCCTGTCCCATCGCATCGAAGTTTAGCATGGCTATAATCTCTGCCTTCTCCGCTTCATTAAGCGCATCGACGTAGTGCTCGCTGCCGTATATCCCGATTTCTTCGACGCCGAAGAATAAGAAGCGCACGGCGTAGGGCAGCGGCTCTTCGCCATCATTGGCACGCGCTAGTTCTCCTGCCATCAGTAGCAGCGATACGACACCCGTGCCATTGTCGCCGGCTGCCTGCGTGTTGGCGACGCTGTCGTAGTGTCCGCCCAACACTACTACGCCGCAGTCTGCCGGTTGGTCGTCCAACTCGGCGATGACATTCTGCGAATCCAGCTTTACGGGTTCGACCTTCACTCGCGCTTGTAAACCAGGTTCGTCATCGAGCAGGCGCAGCAGCTCCCTGCCCTGCTCCCGCGGCAGCGATACTGCGGGAATCCTGCCGTCCGATTGCAGCGCGCCGCGGAAGTTTTGGCGTTCGTTGTTGTATATGATGGCGGCGACCGCGCCGGCGTCCGCGACACGGTTCACCTTTTCTTCGAAGGTAATCTCGCCGCGTTCCACCAAAGCGATAACGCCTTCTAAACCTTCGTCCGGTATGTCCTCCTCAAATGCCCTGCCCACATGGACGACCGGCGCGGTTACATCACCATAGCCGGTGTTCGCCAGCGGGATGGAGAAGAAATCAGGCCTGCCTTCGCCGGCGAGCGTTACGAACGGCTCGTCCCAAGGTATATGCTCGACTTCAAGGCGCTGTAATTTCGCCTCATAGCCTAAGTCTTCCATGTACGCTCGGATGAACTCTGCCGCCGCGAGTTCGCCTGCCGTGCCGCTTTGTCGCGGGCTGTAATCCGCGACGAACTGCGTTAGCAGTGGCATCGCCGTCTCGGACAGCCGCTCAGCATCCGCGTTGGCGTCAATTGTCGCTGTCGCGCCGGTCGATGTGCCGGAAGTGCCCTGCGCGGCTGCAGTAGCGGTGGGCGTCGTTATAGTGGATGGCGCGACAATGGCGGTTAAGGAGGGAGCAATGGTTGGCGTCGGAACCTGCTCTGACGCGGCAGAAGGTGGTGGCGATGCTTGCGCGGATTGCGGCGCATCGTTAGCCGCGTCGCCGCACGCTACGAGCGCAAGGATTAGTGCGATGGCAAGCGCCACCCACGATACATTGCCAATCAGCCGTCTTGCCGACTTCATGCGATTACCGTCTCCGTGATTTGCTTATAGTGCGCCATTCTTTGCCATGCTCAGTTTGACAATATGCACTTGCATCCGGTTTGTCCGGACGATTCCACAAGTGTTTTCGCACAGCGCAAGTCTGTCCCGAAATGCGCCCTTTCTAACATTCGTAGTCATGCACGCTCTGTTAGGGCGATTATTAGCGTGTCGAGTGCCATTTCTTCGTTGGCGGCGCCGGTTTTAATGGATAGGTCGGCTTCGAGAAGCCTGCGGTGAATTTCGACCAATCGCTCCGCGCTGAATCTTGGCTCCTGCTGCATCGTCTTTGTAAGAGGGTAGCTCCTCAGATTTATGCGGCTGCCTATTTCGACTTGGGACATGCCGCGCGCTTTCAGGTCTTTGGCGAGGATAAGATAGCGCACCTGGCGCGCCAGCATTGTGATGACGTATATGGGATGCTGTCCCGCGTCCAAGAGTTGGTGCGCCATGCGGAGGGCGACGCCTACCCTGCCTTCGAGCGCGGCGTCCACGGCGGCGAAGATGTTCGCCTCACGTGCGTACGACACCAACGCCTCGACATCCTGCCGTCGTATCGCGCCGCCGGAGCGATACAGGGCGAGTTTCTGCATTTCCACGTCGATTAGCCGCGTGTCGTTGCCTATGGAATCGACGAGCGCGGCGATGGAGCTTGGCTCGATTGCGGCGCCGAGTTTGTCCGCGCGTTGACGCACCCACGCGGGCATATCGCGCACAGACGGCAGTTTGCACTCGTGCACTTGCGCTAGCGGACGAATCGCGCGGAGCAGCGGGTTGTTGCCCTTGACATCGCCGTCGATGAATATCAGATCGGTAGATTGCGGCACATGCGCCAGACGGTCACCGATGTCCGCCCACTCGCCCATGGCGCTTTTCGATCCGCCTCTTGAGCGCGCGCCGCCGCCACTTCTGGGCTGCATACGCGCCAGCAGATCGCGCACTATCACGGTGCGCTTGTCCGCCATAAACGGGATGGTGCTCCATGCCGCCTCAAGTTCTGGCAGGCTGACCGACGCGCCGTTCAACGTGGTCGTGTTCACATCATACAGGTCGCCTGCACTGTCATCCACGCGCAGGGACTTCAGCGTCTCTTCGACGGCAAGCGAGTCTTCGCCGTAAATCAGATGGATCATTTTCGATTGCCCTAATTTGGCTTGTTCTAATCTGGCTGAGAATAGTTCGCAGCTCGCCCCAATCTAGCCTTCCAAACGGGAAGAGACGATAGGGATGAGACGATTTCACAAATCCCTAATGCTGTCATTCCGCGCTGTTTTTGTCATTCCGAACCTACTCCCATGTCATTCCGAACGCAGTGAGGAATCTGAAATCGTTGCATGCAAACCTGTTTCCGACTTTAGATTTCTCGCTTCGCTCGAAATGACAGGTATAAATTGCATTTGTGAAATCGTCTTAAGGAACCGCAATTATCCCAAGTATTGTCCTAACAGGTTATAATGTAAAGGAACACTTGGGGGCGAATTGCTATGCTCAAACCATCACTGCTCTGGATGCTGGCGCGATCCGGCATTGGGCGCTTGATAATGCGGCTGATGCTCGATAGGCGCGTTCCAATCTGGTCGAAGTTTATCATTCCCGCCGGGATAGTCTATCTTCTGTCTCCCTTTGACATCATACCCGACTTTTTGATTGGGCTGGGATGGCTGGACGACATTGTTGCTATCGTCGCGACGGGAACGCTGTTCCTGCTGTCGATTCCAAGCGATGTGCTGCGCGAACACCTTGGCGGCGGCAAAGCGCCGTCTCCGGACG
Coding sequences within:
- a CDS encoding DUF1232 domain-containing protein; the encoded protein is MLKPSLLWMLARSGIGRLIMRLMLDRRVPIWSKFIIPAGIVYLLSPFDIIPDFLIGLGWLDDIVAIVATGTLFLLSIPSDVLREHLGGGKAPSPDADGNIIDGSARIVEDDKPNK
- a CDS encoding 16S rRNA (uracil(1498)-N(3))-methyltransferase, whose translation is MCPACCSPARTTWCRRWNLSARAWKRHSWTAIGSRSWRACRGNAVHRFFVPPSHIEGDRVTLPADAARQLARVLRARPGEDIIVLDDTGREYAVTLDSVSARQASGVITDRYAGEGETQLAITLFQGLMKADRFEYVLQKGTELGISRFVPIISERTVARNVISVNRLDRWCKIMREAAEQSGRCKLPIIGGTLAFTDACDTIAANGRPAIIGWELERDTGIRTTLLRIKPEIEQAQSISIVIGSEGGLTDAEVQLAVRSGIEPVSMGRRIFRAETAGIIAAAAALYEMDELV
- a CDS encoding M28 family peptidase, with product MKSARRLIGNVSWVALAIALILALVACGDAANDAPQSAQASPPPSAASEQVPTPTIAPSLTAIVAPSTITTPTATAAAQGTSGTSTGATATIDANADAERLSETAMPLLTQFVADYSPRQSGTAGELAAAEFIRAYMEDLGYEAKLQRLEVEHIPWDEPFVTLAGEGRPDFFSIPLANTGYGDVTAPVVHVGRAFEEDIPDEGLEGVIALVERGEITFEEKVNRVADAGAVAAIIYNNERQNFRGALQSDGRIPAVSLPREQGRELLRLLDDEPGLQARVKVEPVKLDSQNVIAELDDQPADCGVVVLGGHYDSVANTQAAGDNGTGVVSLLLMAGELARANDGEEPLPYAVRFLFFGVEEIGIYGSEHYVDALNEAEKAEIIAMLNFDAMGQGDASIQGSAQLADIATSVATDAGISLNRVQTTRGFGSDHAPFINAGIPALFFFGNDFSIINSPDDVLEEVDPSIMGAHMVVALEMLQEFECKPQE
- the holA gene encoding DNA polymerase III subunit delta, which gives rise to MIHLIYGEDSLAVEETLKSLRVDDSAGDLYDVNTTTLNGASVSLPELEAAWSTIPFMADKRTVIVRDLLARMQPRSGGGARSRGGSKSAMGEWADIGDRLAHVPQSTDLIFIDGDVKGNNPLLRAIRPLAQVHECKLPSVRDMPAWVRQRADKLGAAIEPSSIAALVDSIGNDTRLIDVEMQKLALYRSGGAIRRQDVEALVSYAREANIFAAVDAALEGRVGVALRMAHQLLDAGQHPIYVITMLARQVRYLILAKDLKARGMSQVEIGSRINLRSYPLTKTMQQEPRFSAERLVEIHRRLLEADLSIKTGAANEEMALDTLIIALTERA
- a CDS encoding ribosome biogenesis GTPase Der, which translates into the protein MTSTVKPLVAIVGRPNVGKSTLFNRLVGNRIAIVSDIAGTTRDRVMTETVWADHAFILVDTGGLDLFPETDMWQQVKGQIELAIEDADVIVFAVDAATGITPADVDVADALRRTEKPIVLVANKADNDRLATAAAEFYELGIGEPIPVSAFHNRGTDDLMEQVVANFPDAPAFMEPEADLKLAIVGRPNVGKSMLLNAIAGEKRAIVSDIPGTTRDSLDSLMQFDDWSVLLIDTAGIRRRGRVESGIERYSVLRSVRAIARADVAILLLDATELASAQDSHIAKYILDEFKGIILAVNKWDLADEMELTQAQALVQVRERFRFASYAPICFTSALNGTGIANLLDTARQVYQEWTKGVPRYDLRRRVMGAVASHPPSLSGRRSLKIYSVAQDNTGPPSFTFFVNYSDMVHFSYKRYLENAIRAAYDFRGSPLRMRFKGRRE
- a CDS encoding 50S ribosomal protein L11 methyltransferase; this encodes MVREKRERKLLGRTAVRPFCLERTDGREHPLKWLELSVSAPPEFVEPLSQIFYRYGHGGVAVEQDGGYNPDEGETPNGDEWAQVTTYLPMNESLDDRRSRIDVGVRLVAHVTNISPLQERVIEEEEWQNSWKEHFHVLKVSSRITICPTWREYTPQDAERVIMLDPGMAFGTGHHPTTRMCIERLDALVSPGADVLDVGCGSGVLSIAAAQLGARHVFGLEIDSVAVNVAKQNVRDNGVEHTVRVVQGTLPHADAKPASYGVAVANISAKVIIEFMPHLVGSVQDGGKVIVSGVLLTGKDDVVQALESVGARLEETFVDGDWVALVAGVQR
- a CDS encoding NAD(P)-dependent glycerol-3-phosphate dehydrogenase, with the protein product MPKVGVVGTTSWGTTLGVIIARRGVEVSVWARTESEAATLEAERENRRFLPGVPFPDSLSISASAQDSLSDADIVLLVVPSRTLRANARRVRDALPSGAVVVSATKGLESDTGMRMSEVLADELPDNMHGGICSLSGPNLSREIIRGKPASTVIASANPDAAQTAQRIINSNLFRVYTNTDIVGVEFGGALKNIIALAAGVCDGLGYGDNAKATIITRGLAEIGRLAEAAGANPLTLAGLAGMGDLIATCSSTLSRNHTFGRRLALGDSPQTIHASTDNVAEGVDTLQGAIMVAKRFGVEMPIAEAMHSVILRGVPLEQAISELLERAPRPE
- the plsY gene encoding glycerol-3-phosphate 1-O-acyltransferase PlsY → MNTETTAILIAYLVMIPIGYLLGALPFGLILGRLFKGVDVREYGSGKTGMTNVMRTAGIPAAALSLALDMGKSIAVVALARFVLFPDVPGAHAAGAIAVLVGHNWSVFIGFKGGRGTAPGWGGLIMLSPWSGLVATLVGLPVVGLSRYVSLGSILGTLSGVITLAVLIALGRAPVEYIAYSVIGAALVIGLHKDNIQRLLSGTERKIGQSALPTE
- the dnaJ gene encoding molecular chaperone DnaJ, producing the protein MTTSKQDYYDLLGVRRNASDEDIKRAFRKLAMEYHPDRNKREGAAEKFKEINEAYQVLSDSQKRSAYDRYGHAGVSGNGGARGFEGFDNFSGFGDIFDAFFGGATRTRPNAPRRGADLKYAITVDLEETAFGVEKEVVLERIETCRACNGSRSAPGSVPSMCVNCNGTGEVRRAHDSVFGQFVQVVPCTVCRGEGQTITDPCDTCRGSGRERRTRTLEVAIPAGVEDGVQIRLRGEGEAGHNGGSPGDLYVLIRVKPHRVFRREGNDILYTLPINMAQAALGAKLTVPTITDEDAEIEIPAGTQSGAVFQLKNRGIPFIRSSRKGDQLVTVDVQTPKKLNDEQRLLFEQLAESFSDGASGNPDDKGFFDKLKDVIAGE
- the argF gene encoding ornithine carbamoyltransferase, whose translation is MKGKDFLSVADLTSDGVKELVERAYTMKRGKGERPLEGKEFALLFEKPSLRTRVSFEVGIRQLGGTCTYLSQQDVGLGVREPEADIARVLDRWVDGIIARVFSHRSLELLAEYCDIPVVNALSDLEHPCQAMGDLLTIQEHKGTLSDLDVAFVGDGNNVAASLAIACASVGANFTLASPEGYRIPSITLDEARRRAAAAESKLRWVSEPAEGVRDADVVYTDTWVSMGQEDEKAERIAIFGEYKVDEDLVQAAKPDFIFMHDMPAYRGQELSEGMIDHANSVVFDQAENRMHAQKAVLAAIYGE